The Triticum aestivum cultivar Chinese Spring chromosome 7B, IWGSC CS RefSeq v2.1, whole genome shotgun sequence genome window below encodes:
- the LOC123157495 gene encoding proteasome subunit alpha type-4-1, producing the protein MSRRYDSRTTIFSPEGRLYQVEYAMEAIGNAGSALGILAADGVVLVGEKKVTSKLLQSSRSAEKMYKIDSHLACAVAGIMSDANILINTARLHAQRYALSYQEPIPVEQLVQSLCDTKQGYTQFGGLRPFGVSFLFAGWDKNHGFQLYMSDPSGNYGGWKAAAVGANSQAAQSMLKQDYKDGMTREEAVALALKVLSKTMDSTSLTADKLELAEVFVQPSTGEVQYQVCSPDAMGKLLAKAGLTQPAPEA; encoded by the coding sequence ATGTCTCGCCGCTACGACAGCCGCACCACGATCTTCTCGCCGGAGGGCCGGCTGTACCAGGTGGAGTACGCGATGGAGGCGATCGGGAACGCCGGGTCGGCGCTCGGGATCCTGGCGGCCGACGGCGTCGTCCTCGTCGGCGAGAAGAAGGTCACCTCCAAGCTGCTCCAGTCCTCCCGATCCGCCGAGAAGATGTACAAGATCGACTCCCACCTCGCCTGCGCCGTCGCCGGGATCATGTCCGACGCCAACATCCTCATCAACACCGCCCGCCTCCACGCCCAGCGCTACGCGCTCTCCTACCAGGAGCCCATCCCCGTCGAGCAGCTCGTCCAGTCCCTCTGCGACACCAAGCAGGGCTACACCCAGTTCGGGGGCCTCCGCCCCTTCGGCGTCTCCTTCCTCTTCGCCGGGTGGGACAAGAACCACGGCTTCCAGCTCTACATGAGCGACCCCTCCGGCAACTACGGCGGCTGGAAGGCCGCCGCCGTCGGGGCCAACAGCCAGGCCGCCCAGTCCATGCTCAAGCAGGACTACAAGGACGGCATGACCCGCGAGGAGGCCGTCGCCCTTGCCCTCAAGGTCCTCAGCAAGACCATGGATTCCACTAGTTTGACTGCGGATAAGCTGGAGCTGGCCGAGGTCTTCGTGCAGCCCAGCACTGGGGAGGTGCAGTACCAGGTGTGCTCCCCTGACGCCATGGGGAAGCTGCTTGCCAAGGCTGGGCTCACGCAGCCCGCGCCTGAGGCCTGA